The following are encoded together in the Kwoniella europaea PYCC6329 chromosome 1, complete sequence genome:
- a CDS encoding adenine phosphoribosyltransferase — translation MSDVTYLKSLLGVHPDFPKKGVTFLDIFPILRDPVAFETLITHLLHHIITTNAERPDVIVGLDARGFLLGPIIAMRLGCAFVPVRKGGKLPGNVEVVKYAKEYGHDEFEMQSGAIKDGQKCIVIDDLIATGGSASAAGELIKKSGGKTLEYVFIVGLPFLNGHEKLDAPSYWIVEAED, via the exons ATGTCCGACGTAACTTACCTTAAATCATTACTTGGTGTTCACCCAGATTTCCCTAAGAAG GGAGTGACATTCCTCGACATTTTCCCAATCCTCCGTGATCCCGTAGCTTTCGAGACACTCATCACCCACCTCTTACATCACATCATAACCACCAACGCCGAACGACCAGATGTCATTGTAGGTTTGGATGCTCGAGGGTTCCTCCTGGGTCCAATCATCGCCATGAGATTGGGATGCGCCTTTGTCCCAGTTAGGAAAGGTGGTAAATTGCCTGGAAATGTGGAAGTCGTAAAATATGCGAAGGAATACGGTCatgatgagtttgagatgCAGAGTGGAGCTATTAAAGATGGTCAGAAATGTATTGTCATCGA CGACCTCATCGCCACAGGAGGATCAGCCTCAGCCGCAGGTGAACTCATCAAGAAATCCGGTGGTAAGACTTTAGAATAcgtcttcatcgtcggtCTACCTTTCTTGAACGGTCATGAGAAATTGGATGCTCCTTCTTACTGGATCGTAGAAGCTGAGGACTAA